CGCTCGGCCTCGCCGTCGGCGCGCGGGGCGGAGGCGGCGGTGTCCGGGGTGCCGGCACCGGGCGTGCCCGTGGCGGCGGTGGCGACGTCCGCGGATCCGGCCGCGCGGGCCCGGCGCTCGGCGGCGTCGATCGCCGCGTCCTCGGAGTCGTCGTCCTCGACGGGCGCCTTGCGGCCGGCCGCGATGGCCGCGAGGTCCGCGGCCATGGCCTCGCGCTGGCGGCGCAGGAAGATGTAGGACCCGCAGAACGACACCACCGCGCCGATGACCGCGGCGAGCGGCCAGAAGTCCGGGCTCACGGCGACCACCAGCCCGAACGGGACGGCGAACAGGAGGATGCGGACGACGGTGTAGACGAGCCAGTAGCGACGGGAACTCACCGGGTCAGCATAGGTCGGTCGCCTGGGCGGGCCCGCCGCCTGTCCGGGCCGCCGCCGCCCAGCCGGGGCCCGGCCGGCGCCCTCTTCCCGCTCGCTGGACGCCCGGCGTCCTCCCCGGTTGCGGAGCTACCATCGGGAGATGCCCCGCCTGCTGATCGGTCTCGCCGTCGTGATCGTGTTCTTCACGGTCTTCGTCATCGTGGACACCTCCCTGACGCCGCGGACCCGCATGCGCGGCCTCCCCAAGCCGGCGTGGATCGCGGTGGTCGTCCTGGTGCCCGTCATCGGCGGCGTCCTCTGGCTCACCATCGGCAAGGACCGCACCGACCTCGCCCGCGCGTCCGGCCGCCGCCTCGGCCCGGACGACGACCCCGACTTCCTCTCCGGCCTCGGCCGCACCCGGTCGGAGGAGGAGCGGATCCGGCGCCTCGAGCAGGAGCTCGCCGACCTCGACAGCGACGGCACGGGTCCGGACGACCCGCAGGAGCCGGGCCCCACGGGCGGCCCGACCCGGCCGAACCGCGACGACGACGACCGCGCGCCGGGCCGCCGGGACGCCTGACCGCCGGTGACCACGACAGACTCCCGCCCCGCCCAGCCCCCCATCACCTCGCCCCGCACGGGCAACCCGTCCACGGATCGCGCGCTCGCGATGCTCCTGGCGCTCGTCGCCGAGGGCGTCACAGACGTCGTCCTGTGCCCCGGATCCCGCTCCCAGGCCCTCGCGCTCGTCGCCGCCGAGCTGGAGCGCGTCGACGGCGTGCGCCTGCACGTCCGCATCGACGAGCGCGCCGCCGGCTTCCTCGCGCTCGGCCTGGGCGTCGAGTCCGGTCGTCCGGCGCCCGTCATCACGACCTCCGGCACGGCCGTCGCGAACCTGCACCCGGCCGTGCTCGAGGGCTGGCACTCGGGCGTCCCGATGCTGCTGATCACGGGCGACCGCCCGGCGGAGCTCCGCGGCATCGCCAGCAACCAGACCACCCGGCAGCCCGGGATGTTCGGCGACCGGGTCGTCGTCGTCGACGTGCCGGCGCCCGAGGAGACCGACGACGACCTGGCGCGCGACGCGGGTCTCGCCCGGGACGCGTACCGCCGGGCCCGCGACGAGCGGACGCCCGTGCACGTGAACGTGGCGTTCCGGGATCCGCTGTCCGTCGCGGTGCCGGACCTGACAGAGGCCGTCGCGGAGGCGCGCGCCGCCGCCGCCGATGATGCCGCCGCCGCACCTGAGCCCGTCGCCGACGTCCTCGCCCTGCCGCACGGCCCGCGCACCCTCGTCGTCGCCGGGCATGCCGCGGGCGAGGCCGCGGAGGAGCTCGCGCGCGCCGGCGGCTGGCCGCTCGCGGCCGAGATCTCCAGCGGATCCCACTTCGGCCCGAACCTCGTCGTCTCCTTCCGCGAGCTGCTCGCCCGCCCGGGCTTCGGCGACCGCGTGGAGCGCGTCGTCGTGTTCGGCCACCCCACCCTCACCCGCGAGGTGCCGCTGCTCGTGGGGCGCGACGACGTGGAGGCCGTCGTCGTCGGATCCACCGGCGGCGAGGACTACGACCCGCGCCACCGCGTCACCGCGCATCCGGCGGCCGTGCGCGTGGTCGGCGAGCCCGCGGATCCCGCCGAGGCCCGGCGCTGGCTCGGCACGTGGGTGCAGGCGAGCCGCGCGATCCTCGACGAGGCGACCGCCGCGGAGTCCGCGCCGCTCCTGCCCTCCGGCACCACGCCCGCCGAGCGCCGCGAGTTCGCGCGCGCCGAGCTCGCCGCCGTGCGCGCCGACGTCACCCGCCGCCACCTCGTGCGCGCGCTCTGGCAGGCCACCTGGCCGCACGACCGGCTCGTGCTCGGGGCGTCGCGCCTCATCCGCGAGGCCGACCGGGCGCTCCCCGGCAAGCGCGTGCGCGTGCACGCCAACCGCGGTCTCGCGGGCATCGACGGCACGATCTCCACCGGCCTCGGCATCGCGCTCGCGTCGCAGGCGGGACCCGTGAGCGCGGCCGCCGGGATCACGCGCGTGCTCGTCGGCGACCTCACGCTCCTGCACGACGTCGGCTCGCTGCTCCTCGGCACGGGCGAGCGCGTGCCGCGGATCCAGGTCATCGTGGGCAACGACGGCGGCGGCACCATCTTCGACGGGCTCGAGGTCGCGAGCACCGCCGCGCCCGCCGCCATCGACCGCGTCATGTTCACGCCCCAGCGGGTGGATCTCGCGAGCCTCGCGAAGGCCTACGGCTGGGCGTACCTGCGCGCCGCGACCCACGGCCAGCTGGAGGCGGCGCTCACCACCGCGTCCGAGGCGCCGCTGCTCATCGAGGTGCCGCTGGTCCGGTAGCCGATCCGCCGGATCAGCCGCGTCAGGCGACCGGGCCGGGGCTCACGCCGGGATCGCGCCGCGCCACGAGCGCAGCGCCTCGCGCTCGGAGCCCGTGAGGTCGGCCGCGTCGAAGAGCGCGTCGAGGTCGATCCCCGCCATCGCCTCCCGGAACGCCCGCTCGCTCGTGGTGCCGCGCTCGGCGAGGAACGCCTCGATCGCCGGCTCCATGTCGGGCTGGCCGGAGTTCGCCGACCGCTCGGGGCCGCGGCGGATGCTCTCCAGGTAGTCGTCGACGATGTCGTCCGGCTCGGCGCCCACCGCGAGGAGCAGGAGCAGCGCGACGAGGCCCGTGCGGTCGCGTCCGGCGCCGCAGTGGAAGAGGACGCCGCCCGCGGGGGCGTGGGCGATCGTCCGCAGCGCGGCGCCGGCCCGGTCCGGCAGCTCGGCGAGGTGCGGCAGGTAGTAGAGCGGCGTGCCGACGAGGCCGGTGTCCCAGTACGGCACCCAGAAGCCCGGGTGGTCGTCGAGGCCGTCGAGGTCGACGTGCGCGACGTCGATCCAGTCGGGGCGCGGGTGCGTGTCCCGGGCGCGCTCGCCGGGCTGGCGGAGGTCGAGCACCGTGCGGTAGCCGAGCTCGCGCAGCCGCTCCCATCCGGCGTCGGTGATGAGGTCGGCGTCCTCGCTGCGGGCGAGCGCTCCGGTCGGCGAGGTGCCGCCACCTCGGAGGCGGACGCCCCCGAGGTCGCGGGCGTTGACGAGGCCGTCGATCGAGAGGGTGCGGTCGGATGCGGTCATCGCCCGAGTCGACCACGCCGGCGAGCGGCCCCGCGTCATCCTCCCGACCATCAAAGAGATGTTTGACAGTAGTGCCCACGGTGTGGTCGGATGACGCGTGCCCGCCGACGAGACCGACCTCCGCGACCTCCGCGTCATCGCCCACCCGCTGCGCCTGCGCCTGCTCTCCCTCTGCACGCGGTCGCCCGCGAGCGCGTCCGAGGCCGCGCGCGAGCTCGGCGAGACGCAGGCGAACGTCAGCTACCACCTGCGCCGCCTGCGCGAGGCCGGGCTCCTCGAGGAGGCGGGCGTCGAGCGGATCCGCGGGGGAGCGGCCAAGCGCTACCGGCACGTGCCCTCGACCGGCGAGCGGCTCGACGCGCTGACCGGGGGCGCCATGCCGACCCTGGCCGCCGCGCTCACGGCGGAGCTGACCCGCCGCGCCGCGCTGCACGTCGAGGGCACGCGGCCGGTGATCACGGACGCCGAGCTCACGGTCTCGACCGGCACGTGGATCCGCGTCCAGGAGCTGGCCCGCGAGCTCGGCACCGTGCTCCACGACGACTCCGCCCGCCGGCCGGGCGACGACGACGTGGCGGTGAGCGCGACGCTCGCGCTGTTCCGCGTGGCCCGGCCGGATCCCGCGCCGTGAGCGCGCCCGCGCCTCGGGCCGCCGCGGGATCCGCCGGCTACCTCGCCGTCCTCGCGCTGCCGGGCGCCCTCCGCGCGTTCCTCCCGGCGATGGTCGGCCGGCTCTCGTTCGCGATGGTCACGCTCGCGCTGCTCCTCCTGATCCAGTCGGCGACCGGGTCCTTCGCCGCGGCCGGTCTCGCGACGGGCGCCTTCGGGCTCGCCAACGTGCTGGCGTCGCCGGCGCGCGCCCGCCTCGTCGACGCGCGGGGGCAGCGCCCGGTGCTCGTCGCGCTCGCGACCGGCCACGCGCTCGCGCTCGTCGGGCTGCTGGCCTCCGTGCGCGCGGACGCGCCGACCGCGGTGGTCGTCGCGGCGGCCGCCGCCGCGGGTCTCTGCCTGCCTCCGCTGGGCGCCGCGATGCGCGTGCTGTGGGCCGCGTCCGCGCCGGACGTGCGGATGCGCACGCGCGCCTACAGCCTCGACACGGTCGGGGAGGACATCGCGTTCACGGTCGGCCCGCTCCTCGTGGCGCTCCTCGTCGCGGTCGCCGACCCGACCGCGGCCGTGCTGGTCTCCGGCTGCGCCACGGTGGCGGGCACGCTCGGCATGACGTCGGCGCCGCTCTCGCGTGCCCGGGGCGCGCGTCGCGTCGCGGCGACCGCGGTCGCGCGGGACCCGGGGGCGCCCGCGTCCGTCGCGCGCGGCCGCAGGTGGACCCTCCGCGACGAGGATCCGCTCCGCCAGCCGCTCGTCGTGCCGGTGCTCGTGACGCTCGTCGGGGTGGGAGCGGTGTTCGGGGCCGTGGAGGTGGCCGCCGCCGCGCTCGCCGAGCGGGCCGGAGACGCCGCGCTGTCGGGTCCGCTGCTCGCGGCGTTCGCGGCGGGCAGCGCGGTCGGCGGCCTCGCCTACGGAGCCCGCGCGTGGCGCGTGCCGACCCGGATCCGGCTGGTCGCGGTCACGGCCGCCATGGTCGCCGCGACCGGCGTCACCGCGGCCGTCACGTCGCACCTGCCGAGCGCGCCGGGACCGCTCGCCCTGGTGGCGGTCGCCGGGCTCCTCGCGCTCGTCGGGCTCTTCCTCGCGCCCGCGATGGTGACGGGCTACCTCCTCGCCGACGAGCGGACCACCGACGCGGTCCGCACCGAGGCGTCCGCGTGGGTGAACACGGCCGTCAACACCGGCGTCGCGCTGGCCGCGGCCGGGGTCGGAGCGGTCGTCGACGCCGCGGGGCCCGGATCCGGACTCGCCGTCGGGACCGCCGGCGCCCTCGCGCTCGCGGCCCTCGCGATGCCCGCGCTGCTGCGGCGCCGCGCGGCGGCGGAGCCGACCTAGCCCAGCGCCTCCACGACCGGCCGGAACTTCATCGCCGTCTCGGCGCGCTCGCGCTCCGGGTCGGATCCCGCGACGATGCCGGCGCCCGCGTGCGCGACGATGGCGCCCGACGGATCCACCTGGGCTCCGCGCAGCGCGATGGCCCACTCGCCGTCGCCGTCGGCCGCGACCCAGCCCACCGGGCCGGCGTAGCGCCCGCGGTCGGCGGGCTCGAGCTCCGCGATGAGCGACAGCGCGGCGGCCGTCGGGTGCCCGGCGACCGCGGCCGTCGGGTGCAGCGCGTTCACGAGGTCGAGCGACGAGGATCCGTCGCCGAGCGTGCCCGTGACGTCGCTCGCCAGGTGCCACAGGTTCGGCAGCTTGAGCGTGAAGGGCGCGTCGGTGGTGGCGAGGTCGCGGCTGTGCGGACGCAGCGCGTCGAGCACGCTGTCCCGCGCGAACGCGTGCTCCTCGTTGTCCTTGGGGCTCGCGGCGAGGCCGGCGGCCGCGGCGGCGTCCGCCCGCGCGTCCGTTCCGCGCGAGACGGTGCCGGCCAGCACGCGCGCGCCGACCGTGCCGCCGCCGACGCGCACGAGCGTCTCGGGGCTCGCGCCGATGAGGCCGTCGACCGCGTAGGTCCAGCAGTCGGGGTAGCCGAGCGCGAAGCGGCTGAGGGCGAGCCGGAGGTCGCCGCCGAGGGGGAGGCGGCCCACGAGGTCGCGCGCGAGCACGACCTTCTCCACGTCGCCCGCCGCGATCGCGGCCACGGCGCGCGCGACGGCGGCCTCGTAGTCGTCCGGACCCATGGATCCGGGGCGCAGGTGCAGGCGGTACTCGGCGCCGGTGCGCTCGGGCACGGGGATGGCGCCCGCGGCGAGGGCGTCGAGCGGGGAGGCGACGTCGCCGTCCTCCTGGTCGGCCAGCCGGATGCGCGTGACCCACGACACCCCGTCCCGCCGTCCGACCACGACGCGCGGCACGACGAGCACGCTCGCGGCCTCCGAGTCGTCGGCGAAGGCGAAGGCGCAGAACGCGATGAGGCCGGTTCCGGGCATCCCGAGCGGATCCGTCACGGTCGCGGCGGCGGCCACCTCGCGCCACGCGGCGGCGGCGTCGCGCACGCGATCGGGCCCGCGGAACTCGAGGCGGATGGCCTCGCCGATGCCGCCCATCCCGGATCCGTGCCGGAGCCACAGGAGCGGGTGCCGGGCGTCGAGGAGGGGGACGAGCCGGGCGATGGAGTCGACGGGGGTGGTGTCGACGAGGAGCGCTCGGACGCGGGATGCGGTCACGGATGCCAGCCTACCGCCGGGGATCCGGGCCTCCCCGGGCGCCCGCCGACCCCCGTCACGGGCCCCGCCGGCGCCCGCCGCCCCCGTCCTCTGATGGGCCCCTGGGCATCCGGCCGCCGCCCACCGCGTGCCCAGCGCGCCCGAATAGA
The genomic region above belongs to Clavibacter phaseoli and contains:
- a CDS encoding DUF4229 domain-containing protein; translated protein: MSSRRYWLVYTVVRILLFAVPFGLVVAVSPDFWPLAAVIGAVVSFCGSYIFLRRQREAMAADLAAIAAGRKAPVEDDDSEDAAIDAAERRARAAGSADVATAATGTPGAGTPDTAASAPRADGEAERS
- a CDS encoding PLD nuclease N-terminal domain-containing protein, which produces MPRLLIGLAVVIVFFTVFVIVDTSLTPRTRMRGLPKPAWIAVVVLVPVIGGVLWLTIGKDRTDLARASGRRLGPDDDPDFLSGLGRTRSEEERIRRLEQELADLDSDGTGPDDPQEPGPTGGPTRPNRDDDDRAPGRRDA
- the menD gene encoding 2-succinyl-5-enolpyruvyl-6-hydroxy-3-cyclohexene-1-carboxylic-acid synthase produces the protein MTTTDSRPAQPPITSPRTGNPSTDRALAMLLALVAEGVTDVVLCPGSRSQALALVAAELERVDGVRLHVRIDERAAGFLALGLGVESGRPAPVITTSGTAVANLHPAVLEGWHSGVPMLLITGDRPAELRGIASNQTTRQPGMFGDRVVVVDVPAPEETDDDLARDAGLARDAYRRARDERTPVHVNVAFRDPLSVAVPDLTEAVAEARAAAADDAAAAPEPVADVLALPHGPRTLVVAGHAAGEAAEELARAGGWPLAAEISSGSHFGPNLVVSFRELLARPGFGDRVERVVVFGHPTLTREVPLLVGRDDVEAVVVGSTGGEDYDPRHRVTAHPAAVRVVGEPADPAEARRWLGTWVQASRAILDEATAAESAPLLPSGTTPAERREFARAELAAVRADVTRRHLVRALWQATWPHDRLVLGASRLIREADRALPGKRVRVHANRGLAGIDGTISTGLGIALASQAGPVSAAAGITRVLVGDLTLLHDVGSLLLGTGERVPRIQVIVGNDGGGTIFDGLEVASTAAPAAIDRVMFTPQRVDLASLAKAYGWAYLRAATHGQLEAALTTASEAPLLIEVPLVR
- a CDS encoding tyrosine-protein phosphatase; the encoded protein is MTASDRTLSIDGLVNARDLGGVRLRGGGTSPTGALARSEDADLITDAGWERLRELGYRTVLDLRQPGERARDTHPRPDWIDVAHVDLDGLDDHPGFWVPYWDTGLVGTPLYYLPHLAELPDRAGAALRTIAHAPAGGVLFHCGAGRDRTGLVALLLLLAVGAEPDDIVDDYLESIRRGPERSANSGQPDMEPAIEAFLAERGTTSERAFREAMAGIDLDALFDAADLTGSEREALRSWRGAIPA
- a CDS encoding ArsR/SmtB family transcription factor, yielding MPADETDLRDLRVIAHPLRLRLLSLCTRSPASASEAARELGETQANVSYHLRRLREAGLLEEAGVERIRGGAAKRYRHVPSTGERLDALTGGAMPTLAAALTAELTRRAALHVEGTRPVITDAELTVSTGTWIRVQELARELGTVLHDDSARRPGDDDVAVSATLALFRVARPDPAP
- a CDS encoding MFS transporter, with protein sequence MSAPAPRAAAGSAGYLAVLALPGALRAFLPAMVGRLSFAMVTLALLLLIQSATGSFAAAGLATGAFGLANVLASPARARLVDARGQRPVLVALATGHALALVGLLASVRADAPTAVVVAAAAAAGLCLPPLGAAMRVLWAASAPDVRMRTRAYSLDTVGEDIAFTVGPLLVALLVAVADPTAAVLVSGCATVAGTLGMTSAPLSRARGARRVAATAVARDPGAPASVARGRRWTLRDEDPLRQPLVVPVLVTLVGVGAVFGAVEVAAAALAERAGDAALSGPLLAAFAAGSAVGGLAYGARAWRVPTRIRLVAVTAAMVAATGVTAAVTSHLPSAPGPLALVAVAGLLALVGLFLAPAMVTGYLLADERTTDAVRTEASAWVNTAVNTGVALAAAGVGAVVDAAGPGSGLAVGTAGALALAALAMPALLRRRAAAEPT
- a CDS encoding isochorismate synthase gives rise to the protein MTASRVRALLVDTTPVDSIARLVPLLDARHPLLWLRHGSGMGGIGEAIRLEFRGPDRVRDAAAAWREVAAAATVTDPLGMPGTGLIAFCAFAFADDSEAASVLVVPRVVVGRRDGVSWVTRIRLADQEDGDVASPLDALAAGAIPVPERTGAEYRLHLRPGSMGPDDYEAAVARAVAAIAAGDVEKVVLARDLVGRLPLGGDLRLALSRFALGYPDCWTYAVDGLIGASPETLVRVGGGTVGARVLAGTVSRGTDARADAAAAAGLAASPKDNEEHAFARDSVLDALRPHSRDLATTDAPFTLKLPNLWHLASDVTGTLGDGSSSLDLVNALHPTAAVAGHPTAAALSLIAELEPADRGRYAGPVGWVAADGDGEWAIALRGAQVDPSGAIVAHAGAGIVAGSDPERERAETAMKFRPVVEALG